A genome region from Aurantiacibacter sp. MUD61 includes the following:
- a CDS encoding response regulator transcription factor, translating into MEQRLTMHIVGGNSRSRASQSRLVLSMGHHAEVYSDLVELLDRPPHDGVIIASDDVVEDGIEKLLEKLADHGIWIPLVAAREEPGVDEVVEAIQAGALDFLTLPLTEEELRRMLAHVHNDAGRHAEARRRLIDARRRIAALSNREREVLDWLSEGCSNKAIARELEISPRTVEIHRANMMDKLGANHAAEAVRLRLEASLEAAKKNDQIGMTMANRPSPAQDDMMIGEILITPTASQA; encoded by the coding sequence ATGGAACAGCGTCTTACCATGCATATCGTCGGCGGTAACAGCCGCTCCCGCGCCTCGCAGTCGCGCCTTGTCCTATCGATGGGCCACCATGCGGAAGTCTATTCCGATCTGGTGGAACTGCTCGACAGGCCGCCGCACGATGGGGTGATCATCGCCTCGGATGATGTGGTGGAAGACGGGATCGAGAAACTGCTCGAAAAACTCGCCGATCACGGCATCTGGATCCCGCTCGTCGCAGCGCGCGAGGAGCCCGGGGTGGATGAAGTGGTGGAGGCCATTCAGGCTGGCGCGCTGGATTTCCTGACGCTCCCGCTCACCGAGGAAGAGCTGCGCCGCATGCTCGCCCATGTGCACAATGATGCAGGGCGTCATGCCGAGGCACGCCGCCGCCTGATCGATGCGCGCCGCCGGATTGCAGCGCTATCCAATCGCGAACGCGAAGTCCTCGACTGGCTCAGCGAAGGCTGCTCGAACAAGGCTATTGCGCGCGAGCTGGAAATCAGTCCGCGCACGGTCGAAATTCACCGCGCAAACATGATGGACAAGCTCGGCGCCAACCATGCCGCAGAAGCTGTGCGTCTGCGGCTCGAGGCGAGTCTGGAAGCCGCTAAAAAAAACGATCAGATTGGGATGACGATGGCGAACCGACCGTCGCCAGCGCAGGATGACATGATGATCGGCGAAATTCTCATCACACCGACAGCCTCGCAGGCCTGA
- a CDS encoding phosphoserine transaminase produces the protein MTNMPTLRPERPFFSSGPTAKPPGWSADKLDTKSLGRSHRSKYAKGRLKYAIDLSRELLGVPDDYLVGIMPGSDTGALECAMWTMLGAGPATVAAWESFGNVWIQDAVKQLKLKDLTTLSADYGEIPDLASIPQDHDVVFTWNGTTSGAKIPSTDWLEPGRKGITINDATSAVFAMEMDWPKLDATTYSWQKIMGSEAQHGMLILSPKAVERIESYDPEWPLPKLFRLKKGDKINTAIFEGATINTPSMLAVEDYIWALEWAKSIGGLSAMIERANTNSGIVKDWIEATPWLRNMASDPALQTNTGVCMVFQGEWYESLSDEDKAAVPKKIASKLEEMDIGYDFNGYRDAPPGLRIWCGGSVEAEDIRRLLPWIEWAYEELKAGNL, from the coding sequence ATGACGAATATGCCGACGCTCCGGCCGGAGCGCCCTTTCTTTTCATCCGGTCCCACGGCGAAGCCGCCCGGATGGTCTGCCGACAAGCTCGATACGAAAAGCCTCGGCCGTTCCCACCGCTCGAAATATGCCAAGGGTCGCCTGAAATATGCGATCGATCTCAGCCGTGAATTGCTGGGCGTGCCCGACGATTACCTCGTCGGCATCATGCCCGGCTCTGACACCGGCGCGCTGGAATGCGCGATGTGGACAATGCTGGGCGCAGGTCCTGCCACCGTCGCGGCATGGGAAAGCTTCGGCAACGTCTGGATCCAGGATGCGGTCAAGCAGCTGAAGCTCAAGGATCTGACGACGCTCTCCGCCGATTATGGCGAGATCCCCGATTTGGCGAGCATTCCGCAGGATCACGACGTCGTCTTCACATGGAACGGCACCACGTCGGGCGCGAAAATCCCCAGCACGGACTGGCTTGAGCCGGGCCGCAAGGGGATCACGATCAACGATGCGACCAGCGCCGTCTTCGCGATGGAGATGGATTGGCCGAAGCTCGATGCGACGACATACAGCTGGCAGAAGATCATGGGCTCCGAAGCCCAGCACGGCATGCTCATCCTCAGCCCCAAGGCTGTCGAGCGGATCGAAAGTTACGATCCGGAATGGCCGCTGCCCAAGCTCTTTCGCCTGAAGAAGGGCGATAAGATCAATACCGCGATCTTCGAAGGCGCGACCATCAATACGCCCTCCATGCTGGCAGTCGAAGACTACATCTGGGCGCTCGAATGGGCGAAATCGATCGGTGGCCTTTCCGCAATGATCGAGCGCGCCAATACCAATTCCGGAATTGTGAAGGACTGGATCGAAGCCACGCCGTGGCTGCGCAATATGGCGAGCGATCCGGCACTGCAGACCAACACCGGCGTGTGCATGGTTTTCCAGGGCGAATGGTATGAAAGCCTGTCCGATGAGGACAAGGCTGCCGTGCCGAAGAAAATCGCCTCCAAGCTGGAAGAGATGGACATCGGCTACGATTTCAACGGTTACCGCGATGCCCCTCCGGGCCTGCGTATCTGGTGCGGTGGTTCGGTAGAAGCCGAAGACATCCGCCGCCTGCTGCCGTGGATCGAATGGGCTTACGAAGAGCTCAAGGCCGGCAATCTCTAG
- the serA gene encoding phosphoglycerate dehydrogenase, producing the protein MTKPKVLISDKMDPNAARIFEERGCDVDVITGETPEELKARIGEYDGLAIRSSTKVTADILEAATNLKVIGRAGIGVDNVDIPKASSHGVVVMNTPFGNSITTAEHAIAMMLTLARQIPEANRRTQAGEWPKKDFMGVEVTGKTLGLIGSGNIGSIVASRAQGLRMKVIAYDPFLTPERAMELGVEKVDLGQLMERADFITLHTPLTDETRNILSRERLEAATPGVRIVNCARGGLIDEAALKDLLESGHIAGAALDVFAEEPATDNPLFGTKNFICTPHLGASTTEAQVNVALQVAEQMADYLVSGGVTNALNVPSLSAEEAPRLKPYISLAEKLGSLVGQLEGPDVNAITIEVSGAASELNLKPITAAVLAGMMRSWSDSINMVNAPILAKERGLDVREVRHAKEGDYHTLVRIIATTPERRREVAGSLFGDSQMRLVEIAGTRIETDLEGHMIYIVNEDRPGFIGRLGSVLGEAGVNIGNFHLGRRLPDKHKGGDAVLMLTLDQAPSKDVQDAVCALEGVKKVRALSF; encoded by the coding sequence ATGACCAAACCCAAAGTCCTCATCTCCGACAAGATGGACCCCAACGCCGCCCGCATTTTTGAAGAGCGCGGCTGCGATGTCGATGTCATCACCGGCGAAACGCCCGAAGAATTGAAAGCGCGTATTGGTGAGTACGATGGCCTTGCCATCCGCTCTTCCACCAAGGTGACGGCGGACATCCTTGAAGCGGCGACCAATCTCAAGGTGATCGGTCGTGCAGGCATCGGTGTCGACAATGTCGATATCCCGAAAGCCAGCAGCCACGGCGTGGTGGTGATGAATACGCCTTTCGGCAATTCGATCACGACCGCAGAGCACGCCATCGCCATGATGCTGACGCTCGCTCGCCAGATCCCCGAAGCCAACCGCCGCACGCAGGCAGGTGAATGGCCAAAGAAGGATTTCATGGGCGTTGAAGTCACCGGCAAGACGCTGGGCCTGATCGGCTCGGGCAATATCGGCAGCATCGTCGCCAGCCGCGCGCAGGGTCTGCGGATGAAAGTGATCGCTTATGATCCTTTCCTGACTCCCGAACGCGCGATGGAACTGGGCGTGGAAAAGGTCGATCTCGGACAGCTGATGGAGCGCGCCGATTTCATCACGCTGCATACGCCGCTGACGGACGAAACGCGCAATATCCTGAGCCGCGAGCGGCTCGAAGCGGCAACGCCCGGCGTGCGCATCGTCAATTGCGCGCGTGGCGGGTTGATCGACGAGGCCGCGCTCAAAGACCTGCTTGAAAGCGGCCATATCGCAGGAGCAGCGCTCGATGTGTTTGCCGAGGAACCCGCTACCGACAATCCGCTGTTTGGCACGAAGAACTTCATCTGCACGCCGCACCTTGGTGCCTCCACCACCGAGGCGCAGGTCAATGTCGCCTTGCAGGTGGCAGAGCAGATGGCCGACTATCTGGTGAGCGGCGGCGTGACGAACGCTCTCAACGTGCCCTCGCTGAGCGCAGAGGAAGCACCGCGCCTCAAGCCTTACATCTCGCTGGCAGAAAAGCTCGGTTCGCTGGTCGGCCAGCTTGAAGGGCCGGACGTGAACGCGATCACCATCGAAGTGTCGGGCGCAGCGTCGGAGCTCAATCTGAAGCCGATCACTGCGGCAGTGCTCGCAGGAATGATGCGCAGCTGGTCCGACAGCATCAACATGGTCAATGCGCCGATCCTCGCCAAGGAGCGCGGTCTGGATGTGCGCGAAGTGCGCCATGCCAAGGAAGGCGATTACCATACGCTGGTCCGCATCATTGCCACCACCCCCGAGCGCCGCCGCGAAGTTGCGGGCAGCCTGTTCGGCGACTCGCAGATGCGCCTGGTGGAGATCGCCGGAACACGGATTGAGACCGATCTGGAAGGCCATATGATCTATATCGTCAACGAAGACCGTCCCGGCTTCATCGGCCGCCTCGGCTCCGTACTCGGTGAAGCGGGCGTCAATATCGGCAACTTCCACCTTGGCCGCCGCCTGCCGGACAAGCACAAGGGCGGCGATGCTGTGCTGATGCTGACGCTGGATCAGGCACCGAGCAAGGATGTGCAGGATGCCGTCTGCGCGCTCGAAGGCGTGAAGAAGGTCAGGGCGCTTTCGTTCTGA
- a CDS encoding extensin family protein, with the protein MKRAYLISAVSLVLAGCSIVPQSNYQPQQRDYRSSSNAEWNARSTPERAPAGSAAPRLAAATAVAMRPAEAQCLSNLGSVGVSFDALPNRYLDEGCSNLNTVQMHALQGDSGRLDVSNLGPVTCPVSTAFAAWARFGVDRAAQQIFGTRLASIQTMGSYSCRNVAGTGRRSAHASANAIDIAGFVLADGRRISVQDDWNGTAEEREFLRVVQRSACRRFNTVLGPDYNAAHRDHFHVEGVIDGNSYCR; encoded by the coding sequence ATGAAACGCGCATACCTCATATCCGCCGTTAGCCTTGTTCTCGCAGGGTGCTCGATCGTGCCGCAATCGAATTACCAGCCGCAGCAGCGCGATTATCGCAGCAGCAGCAATGCGGAATGGAACGCGCGCAGCACTCCGGAGCGCGCACCAGCTGGTTCCGCAGCACCGCGCCTCGCCGCGGCAACCGCCGTCGCCATGCGTCCGGCAGAGGCGCAATGCCTGTCCAATCTCGGCAGTGTGGGGGTCAGCTTCGATGCCCTGCCCAATCGCTATCTGGACGAAGGATGCAGCAATCTGAACACGGTGCAGATGCACGCGCTTCAAGGCGATTCCGGCAGGCTGGATGTCAGCAATCTGGGGCCGGTGACCTGCCCCGTCTCCACCGCCTTTGCCGCCTGGGCACGCTTCGGTGTCGACCGGGCCGCACAGCAGATTTTCGGTACGCGGCTGGCGAGTATCCAGACAATGGGCAGCTATTCGTGTCGCAATGTCGCGGGAACGGGCCGCCGTTCGGCGCATGCGTCAGCCAATGCTATCGATATTGCCGGTTTCGTGCTGGCCGACGGTCGCCGGATCAGCGTCCAGGACGATTGGAATGGTACTGCCGAAGAGCGCGAGTTCCTCCGCGTGGTCCAGCGCTCCGCCTGCCGCCGATTCAACACCGTGCTCGGTCCAGACTACAATGCGGCGCACCGCGATCATTTCCATGTCGAAGGCGTGATCGACGGCAATTCCTACTGCCGCTGA
- a CDS encoding proteasome-type protease — protein MTYCVGMVLEKGLVLMSDTRTNSGVDNISVFKKMFTWSVPGERIISIMTAGNLATTQSVVSQLEERTKAPEDRQHGLLELPTMFQVAVETGKLLRETIEQTQDANGTRGKGRFTASIILAGQIAGMEPRLFMIYPEGNFIEASFDTPFFQIGETKYGRPIILRGYDRTMNFEDAAKLLMVSFDSTLKANLSVGMPLDLMVIERDAFAATHERRIEHDDPYFDAISTRWGDALRSAFHSLPDYSFETSE, from the coding sequence ATGACCTATTGCGTTGGCATGGTGCTTGAAAAAGGCCTTGTCCTGATGAGCGACACCCGCACCAATTCGGGTGTCGATAATATTTCCGTTTTCAAGAAGATGTTCACCTGGTCGGTGCCGGGAGAGCGGATTATCTCGATCATGACCGCGGGAAATCTCGCCACAACCCAGTCTGTCGTCAGCCAGCTGGAAGAGCGCACCAAGGCACCTGAGGACCGCCAGCATGGCCTGCTGGAGCTTCCCACAATGTTCCAGGTCGCAGTGGAAACCGGCAAATTGCTGCGTGAGACAATCGAGCAGACGCAGGACGCCAACGGCACACGCGGGAAGGGACGGTTCACGGCATCGATCATCTTGGCAGGCCAGATCGCCGGGATGGAGCCGCGCTTGTTCATGATCTATCCCGAAGGCAATTTCATCGAGGCAAGCTTCGACACGCCCTTCTTCCAGATCGGAGAGACCAAATATGGCCGGCCGATCATTCTGCGCGGCTATGACCGGACCATGAATTTCGAGGATGCGGCAAAGCTGCTGATGGTCAGCTTCGATTCCACGCTCAAGGCCAATCTGTCGGTCGGTATGCCGCTGGATTTGATGGTGATTGAACGCGATGCTTTCGCGGCCACGCATGAGCGGCGGATCGAGCATGACGATCCTTATTTCGATGCGATCTCCACGCGCTGGGGCGACGCGCTGCGTTCGGCATTCCACTCGCTGCCCGATTACAGCTTTGAAACGTCTGAGTAA